The Halioglobus maricola genome segment TAGCTCCGGTCCCATTTTCCATCAGGGTGCAGTATAGTGGGCGGCGGAACATAATTGGGGTCATATTCGGCCAAGTTTCGAATGCGGTTGATCGATGGTAGAGCGCCAGGGTCCGCGGTCGCCGCCGTTTGGAGAGTGCAATGAAAGTACGCTCAGTACAGCGTGAATTTTTCGTACAGTTGCTCTTGGAACTGGAGAAAACAGGTGTCAGCTCAGGAGAGTTGCTGGATGAGCTGCGGCTGCGTGGCGTATCCGCTTTGGACACGTCCAGGGCCTTACTGGAAGGTGCGGAGTCGATGGTCTTGTTGGAAACTGCTGCAGAACTGGCAGACGACCCCTGCCTGGCTTTGCGTGTTGGGAAAAGGCTTGGTATTGCCAGTTTCGGTACGTTTGGTTTTGCCCTGATGAGCTGTGCGAATCTGCGCGAGAGTATCCGGCTCTTGCTTCGCTACGGGCAGCTATTATTCGAGCCCATCTGGAAAGCGTATGAACATGATGGAGGCTTGTTGCTGCGAGCGAACCCTACCCTGGGTACGCCTCTTCGGCGCCAGTTAGTAACCGAGTTGAGTCTTTCAAACGTTGCCGCGGTGGGTAGGTCTCTGTATGGGAGGCAGGTAGCGCGTGCAGAGGGTATAGAGGTTCAATTTGGATATCCCCGGCCTGCTCATTCTGCATGTTATAAACGTTGCTTTGATACACCAGTGAAATTCAACTGTGAACACAGCCAGATGTTTGTTCCTGCGCATGTCTTCGACACACCGGTTAAAACGGCGAACCGTACCGAGCACGTCGTTTTTCAGCAACAGTGCGAGGAGATGCTGCGCGAGTTGGCCACTGTCGAGAAAACCACCGCAGCTGTGCGGCAGTTATTGATCCAGTCTGCGGGCGATTTCCTCGATATTGCCCAGGTAGCCGATAAGCTTCATATAAGTGAACGAACCCTGAGGCGGCGGCTTGATGCCGAGTCTGCCAGTTTCAGAGCGATCGTCGAGGAGGTGAAAGATTTGCTTGCTCGAGAGTACCTAACGGCGACGGAATTAACGGTCGCAGAAATAGCGCAGCTGCTGGACTACAGCGATGCGGCGAATTTTCGCCGAGCGTTTACCGGTTGGAACGGCATAACCCCCAGCGAGTATCGCCAACGCGCTGCTGAAAATTTAAGTTGCTGATACTGTCAATATCGGCGAACGAACGCCTACAGGCGCCACCGACTTCCTGTCTGTGCATCAATCCATAAAAGCCTGACAGCAGACTCTG includes the following:
- a CDS encoding AraC family transcriptional regulator; protein product: MKVRSVQREFFVQLLLELEKTGVSSGELLDELRLRGVSALDTSRALLEGAESMVLLETAAELADDPCLALRVGKRLGIASFGTFGFALMSCANLRESIRLLLRYGQLLFEPIWKAYEHDGGLLLRANPTLGTPLRRQLVTELSLSNVAAVGRSLYGRQVARAEGIEVQFGYPRPAHSACYKRCFDTPVKFNCEHSQMFVPAHVFDTPVKTANRTEHVVFQQQCEEMLRELATVEKTTAAVRQLLIQSAGDFLDIAQVADKLHISERTLRRRLDAESASFRAIVEEVKDLLAREYLTATELTVAEIAQLLDYSDAANFRRAFTGWNGITPSEYRQRAAENLSC